The following are encoded in a window of Streptococcus pasteurianus genomic DNA:
- a CDS encoding sucrose-specific PTS transporter subunit IIBC — MSKEKQYQQTAEDILHLVGGKDNIISAAHCATRLRLVLKDENKANTDEIVKLDLVKGQFSTGGQYQIIIGSGTVDEVYKYFIQQSGLSESSKSEVKAAADKKMNPFQRFVKMLSDVFVPIIPALVASGFLMGLNNILTASGLFIEGKSLVEAYPAISDLASMINTVASAAYAFLPILIGFSAAKMFGANQFLGGVVGMVMVSGDLLNAYSYGTAVTEGKIPMWHILGLSIEKVGYQGTVLPVLAAVALLAVIEKRLHRIIPEVLDNLLTPALAVLLTSFLTFTIVGGVMRTAGDWITNGLLWLHDSLGVIGGMVFGFIYAPLTMTGMHHSLLPVDIQLIASGASFLLAIAACNNVAQGGAALAAMKCTTDKKMKGIAASSGISALLGITEPAMFGVNLKMKYPFYAAMIGSAVGCGYVTLTNVLNISPGAAGIIGFICIQPKGMLNFLIGTIISLIVAFITTIVFSKLKRFQS; from the coding sequence ATGAGTAAGGAAAAGCAATATCAACAAACAGCAGAAGATATTTTGCATTTGGTGGGTGGAAAAGATAATATTATTAGTGCAGCTCACTGTGCGACACGTTTACGACTTGTATTGAAAGATGAAAATAAAGCAAATACAGATGAAATAGTAAAATTAGATTTAGTTAAAGGCCAATTCTCAACAGGTGGACAGTATCAAATTATTATAGGAAGTGGAACTGTTGATGAGGTATATAAATACTTCATACAACAAAGTGGACTTTCAGAAAGTAGTAAGAGCGAAGTAAAAGCTGCAGCTGATAAAAAAATGAATCCATTCCAGCGATTTGTCAAAATGCTCTCAGACGTTTTTGTTCCTATCATTCCAGCTTTAGTCGCAAGTGGTTTCTTGATGGGGTTGAATAACATACTTACGGCCTCAGGGTTATTTATAGAAGGCAAATCCTTAGTTGAAGCATACCCTGCTATATCAGATTTAGCCTCAATGATTAATACAGTAGCTAGTGCAGCGTATGCGTTTTTACCAATTCTTATTGGATTTTCTGCCGCAAAAATGTTTGGAGCTAATCAGTTTTTAGGTGGCGTTGTAGGTATGGTTATGGTTTCTGGTGATTTGCTAAATGCTTATAGCTATGGTACAGCAGTTACTGAAGGCAAGATACCGATGTGGCATATATTGGGATTATCAATCGAAAAAGTTGGTTATCAAGGGACAGTACTTCCAGTATTAGCTGCTGTAGCTTTATTGGCTGTTATAGAAAAAAGATTGCACCGTATAATTCCAGAAGTACTAGACAATTTATTGACGCCAGCTTTAGCAGTGCTATTAACTTCATTTTTAACATTTACAATAGTAGGTGGTGTGATGAGAACAGCAGGTGATTGGATAACTAATGGTCTTTTGTGGCTACATGATAGTTTGGGGGTAATTGGAGGAATGGTCTTCGGATTTATTTATGCACCTCTTACTATGACAGGCATGCACCATAGTCTTTTACCAGTAGATATTCAATTAATTGCTTCAGGAGCGTCATTTTTACTTGCTATTGCTGCTTGTAATAATGTTGCACAGGGGGGAGCGGCTTTAGCAGCAATGAAATGTACCACAGATAAAAAAATGAAAGGAATTGCAGCTTCTTCAGGGATTTCTGCATTGCTAGGCATTACTGAGCCAGCAATGTTTGGAGTTAATTTAAAAATGAAATATCCTTTTTATGCAGCAATGATTGGTTCTGCAGTAGGATGTGGATATGTTACCTTGACTAACGTTTTAAATATTTCTCCAGGAGCTGCCGGAATAATAGGATTTATCTGTATTCAACCAAAAGGAATGTTAAACTTTTTAATCGGTACCATCATCTCTTTAATTGTCGCTTTCATTACTACCATTGTGTTCTCAAAACTAAAAAGATTTCAATCTTAA